The stretch of DNA ATCACGGCGGTCCAGGCGCCCTGCCAGTCCAGTGTCATTGGCCGTCCTCCCGCTGCGCCTGGCGCTTGACCAGTTTCTGCATCAGCACGCCGACAAAGCCCATGGCGATCACCAGCGACAGCACCAGCGCGCCGACGATGGCCCAGAAGTCGGCGGCAATGTCCTTGGCATACACCATCACACCGACCGCAGGCGGCACCAGCAGTAGCGGCAAATAACGCAGCAGACTGCTGGCCGCCAGGCTCAGGGGTTCACCGACTTCGCCGCGCCACACCAGGAAGGCCAGCATCAGCAGCAGCCCGATAATCGGCCCCGGCAGCACCGGGACAAACAAATGATTGATCGCCGTGCCGAGTAATTGAAACAGCACCAGCCATGTCAGACCGCGTAACAGCATCCGTTCTTCCCCCCAAAAGCGTGTCGGCATTATAAGCACGCTGCCTCTATGGAGCGGCATTCGCCAAAAGCATGGTGGGTTGACCGGGCCAAGTGCCCGTGATGATCTACATTGGTTCTCTGGACCTGTCCAAAACTACAAAAACGATGAAGCCAACCGAGCAAAGAAGGAGAGTCGCAATGCCCTCAGTACCCGTAGCGCAACTCAAAGAATATGTCGGCAAGGAACTGGGACGTTCTGCATGGCTCACCATCGACCAGGAACGTATCAACCTGTTCGCGGAAGCCACCGGCGATTTTCAGTTCATCCACGTCGACCCGGTGAAAGCCGCCCAGACCCCGTTTGGCGGCACCATCGCCCACGGTTTCCTGTCGCTGTCGCTGATACCCAAGCTGATCGAAGACATCCTGATCATGCCCGAAGGCCTGAAGATGGCGGTCAACTATGGCCTGGACAGCGTGCGCTTCATCCAGCCCGTGAAGGTCGACTCCAGGGTGCGCCTGGCCGTGACCCTGACCGACGCCACCGAGAAAAAACCTGGGCAATGGTTGCTTAAAGCCACCTGCACCCTGGAAATCGATGGCCAGGAAAAACCGGCCTACATTGCAGAATCGTTGTCACTCTGCTTCGTCTGAAACCTGGCTGTGGTGAGCCCGTCCGCTCACCACAATTCATGTAAATTTATGTATAGATCTCGCAGCTGCGGCATACTCGGCGCTCAATTATCCGGATCCCGCTATGCGCCCACTCGCTCCCCTTGCTCTTGTCCTGTTGCTCACCGCGTGCGGCGACGGCGAATCGCTGTTGCCGCCCGATGCGCGGCTGCCCGATGGCGGTCGTTACCGTGGCGATGTGGTCAATGGCTTGCTGCAAGGCCAGGGCCGGGTGGATTACCCCAATGGCAGCTGGTACGCGGGCCAGTTCGATAAAGGCCAGTGGCACGGCCAGGGCGAATGGCATGGCAGCAACGGCGAGGTCTATAAAGGCCAGTTCCAGCAGGGCCTGTTCGACGGCCAGGGCAGCCTGACCACGTCGGGCAACAGCTACGTCGGCGGTTTCAAACAAGGCAAGCGCAACGGCGAAGGCACCCTCAAAGAGGGGCAGATGACCTATCGCGGCGAATTCAAGGACGACCAGTATTCCGGCCTCGGCCGCCTCGAGTTGGCCGACGGCAGCCAGTACCAGGGCCAGTTCGCCCACGGCAAGCCCAACGGCGAAGGCCAGCGCAACGACGACAGCGGCAACCAGTTCAGCGGCCGCTTCGTCGATGGCCAGCTGGAGGGCAACGGCACCTTCAACAGCGCCGACGGCGACATGTACATCGGCCATTTCAAACAAAACCAGCTCAACGGCAAGGGCCGCTACGAAAACGCCGACGGCGACGTATGGATCGGCGAATTCAAGGAAGGCGCCCTCAGCGGCAAGGGCGAACTGATCGGCGTCGATGGCAGCCACTACGTCGGCCAGTTCGTCGACTGGCGCTTCACAGGCACAGGCCGCCTGAACCTCACCGACGGCAGCTTCTATATTGGCGGCTTCGACAGCGACAGCTATCAAGGTCGTGGCACTTTGGTGCTCACCGACGGCACCGTGCAGGCCGGCACCTGGGTCAACGGCATGCGCGTGCGCGACGCCGAGGGCAAATTGTTGCCTGACCCGCTGGAAATCGGCCTGTTTGCCCAGGGCCACTTGCTGGATGCCGCCCTCGCCGCCGTGCCCGCGTCCAGATCGGGGGTGGAGCTGTACACCCTGGTGGTGGCCGGCGACGGCAAACAAAGCGTGTTCCTGCGCGAAGCCGACTACGTCAGCAACATGCTCGCCACACGCTTCGGCGCCTACGGCCAGATCCGCCTGGTGAACCATCGCGACCATATTGCCGACCGCCCGATGGCCACTCGCGAAAGCCTGCGCCGCGCAGTCCAGACCCTGGCCGAACGCAGTGGCCCGCAAGACCTGGTGTTTATCTACCTGACCAGCCACGGCACCCACGAGCACGAACTGGTGCTCGACCAGCCGCGCATGGAGCTGGCCGACCTGCCGGCCGATGAGCTGGCCGCCGTGCTGGCACCGCTGAAGAACCGCGACAAGATCATCGTGATTTCGGCCTGCTACTCCGGCGGGTTCATCCCGGCCCTGAAGGACGAACACACCCTGATCATGACCGCCTCGCGCGCCGATCGTGTGTCGTTCGGCTGCTCCGAAGAGGCCGACTTCACCTACTTCGGCGACGCCCTCTTCGCCCAGGCCTTCAACCAGACCGACGACTTGCAGCAAGCCTTCAAGCTGGCACAGACCCACGTGGCCGAACGCGAACAGGCGGACAACTTCGAAGCCTCCGAACCGCAGATCTGGGCCCCCAAAGGCGTAATCGCCCATTGGCAATTATTACGCAAACAGCAGGCACGAAAGGCGCTCGATAGCGTCTCAATAAATAGCAAGGAAGCCAAGAGCAACTAAGCTGAATCTGTATCAAGGGGGAAACATCATGTACCTGACGCCTCAGCATATCTTGCTCGCCGGAGCCTCCGGCTTGACCGGGGAGCACCTGCTGGACCGCCTGCTCAACGAGCCGACCGTGACCCGCGTGCTGGCACCCAGCCGCAAGCCTCTGGCCGAGCATCCACACCTGGAAAACCCGGTGGGCGACCCTGCAGTATTCCTGCCGCAACTGAGCGGCCAGGTGGACATCGCCTTCTGCTGCCTGGGCACCACCATCAAGCAGGCCGGCTCCGAAGAAGCGTTCCGCGCCGTCGACCTGGACATGGTCGTGGCCTTTGCCAAGCGCGCCCGGGAAATGGGGGCGCGGCACCTGATCGTGATCAGCGCAATCGGTGCCGACCCGAAATCCTCGATCTTCTACAACCGCGTCAAGGGCGAGATGGAACAGGCGTTGAAAGCCCAGGATTGGCCGCAGTTGACCATCGTCCGACCTTCGCTGTTGTTGGGTGAGCGATTGGAACCGCGGCTGGCCGAGCAACTGGCCGGGCCATTGTCGCGGCTGATTCCGGGCAAGTACCACGGCATTGAAGTGTGCGAACTGGCGCGGGCGATGTGGCGACTGGCGCTGGAAGAGCAGGATGGGGTGCGGGTTATAGAGTCGGACGAGCTGCGCAAGCTCGGCAAATAACACGTAATTCCAGGCAGGACACCATCCAAATGTGGGAGCGGGCTTGCTCGCGAATGCGGTGGATCAGTCAATGATACAGTGACTGATCCACCGCATTCGCGAGCAAGCCCGCTCCCACATTGGATTTCTGTTAATACTGGGATTAAGTACTACAGCCCGCCCGTCGCGTTAAACCCAACCCCCAGCACCGTCAGCACCGACAGCGGCAACAGCAGCGTGTCGAGCAAGGCACTGGCCGGCAGGTCGACATGGGGATAGCTCGGCGCCTCGGCCCCAAAACGGTCCATCGCGCAGCACCCGCCCTGAATCGCATACATGTCCAGCCGCGTGCCGGCATACACCACCGGCGCGCCGGGCTGGGCTGCGTCCAGGGTTCGCGCAGTCGCACACCCGGTCAGTTGCAGCGCCAGCAGCACCATCAATAGTTTATTCATCACTGCTCAAATGGTGCTCGCCCCAGCGCGGCAGCATGTCCTGGGGAATGTTCAGCAGGTTGAGAATCCGCGCCACCACAAAGTCCACCAGGTCATCGATGGTCTGCGGCTGGTGATAGAAGCCCGGCGACGCCGGCAAGATAGTCACGCCCATGTTCGACAGCTTGAGCATGTGCTCCAGATGGATGCTCGAATACGGCGCTTCGCGCGGCACCAGAATCAACTGGCGACGCTCCTTCAAGGTCACGTCCGCCGCGCGCTCGATCAGATTGTTGCAGGCGCCCGTGGCAATCGCCGACAGGGTCCCGGTGGAACACGGCACCACCACCATCGCGGCCGGTGCACCGGAGCCCGACGCCACCGGTGACATCCAGTCTTCCTTGCCATAGACCTTGATCTGCCCCGCCGCCGCACCGGTGTACTCGGTGAGGAAGGCCTGCATCATCTGCACTTTGGGCGGCAACGCCACATCGGTCTCGGTGGCCAGCACCAGTTGCGCGGCCTTGGAGATCAGGAAGTGCACCTCGCGGTCTTCGCGCACCAGGCAGTCCAGCAGGCGCAAGCCATAGGGCGCGCCGGACGCGCCGGTCATCGCCAGGGTGACGCGTTCCGGGCCGCTCACTTCAGGGCCTCGGCGAGTTTGCCATGCAGGCCACCAAAGCCGCCGTTGCTCATGATCACCACGTGAGTGCCGGGCCTGGCCTGGTGTTTCACGTGTTCGATAATGCCTTCCAGTGAGTCGCGGCAAATCGACGGCACCGTGCACAACGCGGCGATGGCAGGCAGGTCCCAACCGAGGTTGGCCGGCGCGTACCAAACAACCTGGTCGGCATCGTTGACGCTTTCCGGCAAACCATCACGGTGGGCGCCCAGCTTCATGGAGTTGGAGCGCGGCTCGATAATCGCGATCACCTGGGCATCACCCACACGCTTGCGCAAGCCATCCAGGGTAGTGGCGATGGCCGTCGGGTGGTGGGCAAAGTCGTCATAGATGGTAATCCCATTCACTTCGGCGACCTTTTCCATCCGGCGCTTGACGCTTTTGAACGCGCTCAAGGCCGCAATGCCCATGGACGGCACCACGCCGACATGCCGCGCAGCCGCCAGGGTGACCAAGGCATTGGCGACGTTGTGCTGGCCGGTCATGTCCCAATCGACGATGCCTTGGGCGACGCCTTCGAACAGTACTTCAAATTTGGAGCCATCTTCGCTCAGCAGTTTGACCTGCCATTGGCCGCCAGCACCGGTGGTTTGTACCGGGGTCCAGCAGCCCATCTCGATAACTCGCTGCAGGGCAGGTTCGGTGGTGGGGTGAATCACCAGGCCTTCGCTGGGAATGGTGCGCACCAAGTGGTGGAACTGCCGCTCGATGGCCGCCAGATCAGGGAAGATGTCCGCGTGATCGAACTCCAGGTTGTTCAGGATCGCCGTACGCGGGCGGTAGTGAACGAACTTGGAGCGTTTGTCGAAGAACGCGCTATCGTACTCATCGGCTTCGATAACAAAAAACGGGGTGTCGCCGAGGCGCGCCGACACCGAGAAATTCTGCGGCACGCCACCAATCAGGAAGCCCGGGCTCATGCCCGCATGCTCCAGCACCCAGGCCAGCATGCTGCTGGTGGTGGTCTTGCCATGGGTACCGGCAACGGCGAGTACCCAACGGCCTTGCAACACATGGTCGGCCAGCCATTGCGGGCCAGACACGTACGGCAAACCTTTATTCAGTACATATTCGACTGCCGGGTTACCGCGCACCATGGCATTGCCGATCACGACAAGGTCCGGGACCGGGTCGAATTGCGCCGGGTCATAACCTTGGGTCAGCTCAATGCCCTGGGCCTGCAGTTGCGTGCTCATGGGTGGGTAAACGTTGGCATCGGAGCCAGTAACATGATGGCCCAGCTCTTTGGCGAGCACCGCCATCGAGCCCATGAACGTGCCGCAAATACCGAGAATATGAATGTGCATAGTCGACCTCGTAAAACATCGAGGCAGGTTAGCGCAGGGAAGGGAAAATCGCACTCTTTAGCTGTAGCACGCAGGCCTTGGGGGGTAGCCGCCATTGTTTGTCAGAGCGTAGGGGAATATTCGATAAGTCCGGTGCCACAGGATGCATGCATGGCATCGGACCCATCGCCAGTTTGACTGAGCATCATCCATGACTCGAAAGTTTACGCGGGGTTATGTCACACGACTTTTGTTTCGGCAGACTCCGCCGGTAATTCCAGCGTTTTCATGTGCAACAACTTCCCTATGAACTTGTTTAATGCGTCGAATTTTTTATCAATAACATCCAGACGGCCTTTGTCATCGGTGCCGTCTGCGGGAGTGGCAATGTAAGGCCGGAATACCATGTCGCTTTCGTCCGCCAGTTTTTTAAGCTGTTCCTCCGCAGTTTTATACAAGGCCTCAAGCGTTTCCAGGCGCTCGCTTGGCGTACGCGACGACGAGGAGTCGCTCATTTTAAGTGCCGGAGCATTCGTTCCTTGACGCATTGCCATAATATTGTTGGCAATGACTTCCATGCGCAACTCGGCCAGGCCCAAGCGCGCGGTCGTGGCACCCGTGTCGGTGTCCTGCGTGGCGACGACCGATGTTGTCCCGTCGGTTTTCGCGGCAGGCACCTGCGTGCTTGGAGCCGGCTGGTGAGCCGGAGGGAGCAGTGGCGTATTGTTTGTAAACTGCGCCTTGATTGTCTCGCCAGACCAAACCGAGCCTGCGTAGGTACCAATACTCAGGGGAGCACTGACCAATCCGCTTACACCCGAACTGACAAAGGCGTCGCGGGCTACCGTCGCCGCCTGGGGCGAGGTGTCGAACACCTTAGCCTTGACCAGGCGATCAGCAACCATCAGGTTTTGAGTCACCTGTGCCATATCTTTAGGATCTGCGCTGGCCTGAGGCTTGAACGGCCGGTTGGCAGGCCCTTGGTTCATCAATTTTTGTTGTGTCAGCGTTTGAAAATTATTGGGTTTCTCGGGCTTGGGTAGCGTTGTGGAGGTGTCTGTGGCCGGATTTTTCCCTAACCGGGGTTTAGGTTGGGGAGCTATTGGAGGGGAGCTGCCCTGGCCACCGGGACGTACTATCGGAGGCGTTACACCGCCATTGCGCGGGGCCGGTGGTGTATTCACTGGAGGTAGATTGACCGTGTTGGGCCGAATTCTAATACTATTCATGATTATTATCTCACTTGTTGTTACTATTTACGCATAAGCGCTATTAGCGAGTTATCGAGACAATCGACAACCGCCAACTTAGTAACTAAACAGATAATGAACGTTCCAGAAGACAGTCACCCACACAAGAAAATACATGACAAAACATTAATACGGTGCGACGCCAATTATTTAACGCACAGTCGCCCACAACACAGATTGATCACTCACAGCCAGAACAGGTAACGTCATCATTAAACCTGACGCGCTATACCATACTTACGTAACTTTCTATAAAGCGTATTTCTACTGACTCCAAGCACGGTCGCCACGTGCGTCATATGCCAGCGTTGCTGCACCAATGTTGCCAGCAATGCCTGGCGCTCGGCAGCATCCAGCAATGAGTTTGCCGGTTCACTCATCGCCACCGGCAGGGTTTGCACGGCACGAATCTGTGCAGGCAGGTCATCAAGCCTCACCCGCCCGTCCTCACACAGTGCGGCAAGGGTGCGCAACACCGTGCGCAACTGCCGCACGTTGCCCGGCCACGCGAACGCCAACAGGGCCTGGCGGGCCTCGCCGTCAAGCTGCACCGCCTGATCTCCCGCTTCTTCGGCCAACAGGAAGTCCAGCAGTTGCAACTTGTCACTGCGCTCGCGCAACGGCGGCAAGGCCACTTCCAGGCCATTGAGCCGGTAATACAGGTCTTCACGAAAACTACCGTCCTGCACCCGATCAAGCAGATTACGGTGGGTAGCGCTGATAATTCTGACGTCCACCGCTTGCGGTTCACCGCCGATGGGCACTACCAAGCGGTCTTCAAGCACCCTTAATAGCCGGGTTTGCAAAGCCAGCGGCATATCGCCGATTTCATCCAGAAACAACGTGCCACCATCTGCCTGCTGCAGCTTGCCGCGCATGCCTTCCTTGCGGGCGCCGGTAAAACTGCCGCCGCGATAACCGAACAGCTCGCTTTCGATGAGGCTTTCCGGGATGGCTGCGCAGTTGAGGGCCACAAAGGCTTTATCTGCGCGCAGGCTTGCATGGTGCACGGCCTTGGCAAACGCCTCTTTGCCAGACCCGGTTTCCCCCTGGATCAGCAAAGGCACATCACGCTCGAACACCCGCAAGGCTCTGCGGAAATCGTTTTGCAGCGCCGCGTCTCCAAGGCAAATGCCCGGCAATCGCGGCCGCTCCGGCAAGGCGTGGGCCACCGGCACCGGTACGCTGCGTGGCTGGCCGCGCAACACCGCGAACAAGCCACGGCCATCGCGGGTACGCAGGGGCCAACTGGCGCTGGCGTTCGCGCTGGCACGCCCGAGCAACTCATCGAGCGAACAATCGAAAAACGCCTCGACCGGCTGCCCCAACAACCCGCCACGGATTTGCCCGAGCAGGTTCAACGCACTCTGGTTAACCGCACAAATGCGCCCTTCACCATCGAACGCCAGCAGCCCTTCGCTGAACAGGCCCACAGACTCGGCCTGCAAATGAAAGCGCAGCAACCAGTGGTGCTCAAAATGGCGCAGGAAGTAACAGCTCTCGATCATCTTCGCCGAAAGATTGACCAGCGCCATGGTGTGGAACTGGCTCTGGCGCGACACCGCCTCCCGGGCCGAGGACACATCCAGCACCGCCAGCAGTTCGCCATGAGGGTCGAACACCGGGCTGGCCGAGCAGGTCAGGCCGGTATGTCGGCCACGAAAATGTTCATCGCGATGAATCGTCAGGGACTGGCGCTCCACCAGGCAGGTGCCGATGCCGTTGGTGCCTTCGCAGGCCTCGCTCCAATCGGCACCCAGCCACAGCCCGGCACCCTCGAAGATCTTGCGCTCGCTGGGGGCGGTGACGCAGTTGAGGATCACCCCGCGGGCGTCGGTCAGCAGCACCGCATGGCCGGCGCCGGAGAGCTGTTGATGCAGGCTGTTCATTTCATTGCCGGCGATGCTCAGCACTTGTTGCAGGCGTTCGCGGCTTTCCAGCAGGCGGCCATGTTCGAGCACCGTGGGCGCGATGGTCAATGCGGGGTCGAGGTGATAGTCCTCAAGACAACGCAGCCAGGAGCGGGCGATGGACGGATCGCTGCCGGGGCCATGCAGCGGGTCCTGCCCACGGGTGACCGTCAGGACTTGTTGGGCATGGCGACTGAAATGATCGTTTTGCATGTTCTTATTATTCTCCCTGCGTGAAGTACACCGCGCGCGAGTGCCCAGCATCCTCCAGCCTCCCGACCAATGCAATCCCGGGCAGACCCACCGGTCACAGGCTGTACCGCTTATGGCACAAACTGTCACCCAGGCTGTACCAAGCCTGCCACAGCAACGGTTTGCAACAACCTCTAAACCCTTGATTTACAGGCTCTACGAGGCACTGGCCCGACCTTTGCTCTACGCTTTAACAAGCACAACCGTGCGTCCTCCAATAAACACAAAAAAGCCAGGAGATACCCACCATGCGTTACGCACACCCCGGTACTGAAGGCGCGATCGTTTCGTTCAAGGCCAAGTACGGCAACTACATCGGCGGTGAGTTTGTCGCGCCGGTCGATGGCAACTATTTCACCAACACCTCGCCGGTCAACGGCAAGCCCATCGCCGAATTCCCGCGCTCCACTGCCAAGGATATCGACAAGGCCCTGGACGCCGCCCACGCCGCCGCTGACGCCTGGGGCAAGACCTCGGCCCAGGACCGCTCGCTGGTACTGCTGAAAATCGCCGACCGCATCGAACAGAACCTCGAACTGCTAGCCATCACCGAAACCTGGGACAACGGCAAGGCCGTGCGCGAAACACTGAACGCCGACATCCCGCTGGCCGCGGATCACTTCCGCTACTTCGCCGGCTGCATCCGCGCGCAGGAAGGCAGCAGCGCCGAGATCAACGAACACACCGCCGCTTACCACTTCCACGAACCGCTGGGCGTGGTCGGCCAGATCATCCCGTGGAACTTCCCGCTGCTGATGGCCGCCTGGAAACTCGCGCCAGCCCTGGCCGCCGGTAACTGCGTGGTGCTCAAGCCTGCCGAGCAAACCCCGCTGGGCATCAACGTGCTGATGGAACTGATCGGCGAC from Pseudomonas sp. NC02 encodes:
- a CDS encoding sigma-54-dependent Fis family transcriptional regulator, with amino-acid sequence MQNDHFSRHAQQVLTVTRGQDPLHGPGSDPSIARSWLRCLEDYHLDPALTIAPTVLEHGRLLESRERLQQVLSIAGNEMNSLHQQLSGAGHAVLLTDARGVILNCVTAPSERKIFEGAGLWLGADWSEACEGTNGIGTCLVERQSLTIHRDEHFRGRHTGLTCSASPVFDPHGELLAVLDVSSAREAVSRQSQFHTMALVNLSAKMIESCYFLRHFEHHWLLRFHLQAESVGLFSEGLLAFDGEGRICAVNQSALNLLGQIRGGLLGQPVEAFFDCSLDELLGRASANASASWPLRTRDGRGLFAVLRGQPRSVPVPVAHALPERPRLPGICLGDAALQNDFRRALRVFERDVPLLIQGETGSGKEAFAKAVHHASLRADKAFVALNCAAIPESLIESELFGYRGGSFTGARKEGMRGKLQQADGGTLFLDEIGDMPLALQTRLLRVLEDRLVVPIGGEPQAVDVRIISATHRNLLDRVQDGSFREDLYYRLNGLEVALPPLRERSDKLQLLDFLLAEEAGDQAVQLDGEARQALLAFAWPGNVRQLRTVLRTLAALCEDGRVRLDDLPAQIRAVQTLPVAMSEPANSLLDAAERQALLATLVQQRWHMTHVATVLGVSRNTLYRKLRKYGIARQV
- a CDS encoding C13 family peptidase, with protein sequence MRPLAPLALVLLLTACGDGESLLPPDARLPDGGRYRGDVVNGLLQGQGRVDYPNGSWYAGQFDKGQWHGQGEWHGSNGEVYKGQFQQGLFDGQGSLTTSGNSYVGGFKQGKRNGEGTLKEGQMTYRGEFKDDQYSGLGRLELADGSQYQGQFAHGKPNGEGQRNDDSGNQFSGRFVDGQLEGNGTFNSADGDMYIGHFKQNQLNGKGRYENADGDVWIGEFKEGALSGKGELIGVDGSHYVGQFVDWRFTGTGRLNLTDGSFYIGGFDSDSYQGRGTLVLTDGTVQAGTWVNGMRVRDAEGKLLPDPLEIGLFAQGHLLDAALAAVPASRSGVELYTLVVAGDGKQSVFLREADYVSNMLATRFGAYGQIRLVNHRDHIADRPMATRESLRRAVQTLAERSGPQDLVFIYLTSHGTHEHELVLDQPRMELADLPADELAAVLAPLKNRDKIIVISACYSGGFIPALKDEHTLIMTASRADRVSFGCSEEADFTYFGDALFAQAFNQTDDLQQAFKLAQTHVAEREQADNFEASEPQIWAPKGVIAHWQLLRKQQARKALDSVSINSKEAKSN
- the ubiX gene encoding flavin prenyltransferase UbiX, giving the protein MSGPERVTLAMTGASGAPYGLRLLDCLVREDREVHFLISKAAQLVLATETDVALPPKVQMMQAFLTEYTGAAAGQIKVYGKEDWMSPVASGSGAPAAMVVVPCSTGTLSAIATGACNNLIERAADVTLKERRQLILVPREAPYSSIHLEHMLKLSNMGVTILPASPGFYHQPQTIDDLVDFVVARILNLLNIPQDMLPRWGEHHLSSDE
- a CDS encoding CidA/LrgA family protein — its product is MLLRGLTWLVLFQLLGTAINHLFVPVLPGPIIGLLLMLAFLVWRGEVGEPLSLAASSLLRYLPLLLVPPAVGVMVYAKDIAADFWAIVGALVLSLVIAMGFVGVLMQKLVKRQAQREDGQ
- a CDS encoding oxidoreductase produces the protein MYLTPQHILLAGASGLTGEHLLDRLLNEPTVTRVLAPSRKPLAEHPHLENPVGDPAVFLPQLSGQVDIAFCCLGTTIKQAGSEEAFRAVDLDMVVAFAKRAREMGARHLIVISAIGADPKSSIFYNRVKGEMEQALKAQDWPQLTIVRPSLLLGERLEPRLAEQLAGPLSRLIPGKYHGIEVCELARAMWRLALEEQDGVRVIESDELRKLGK
- a CDS encoding MaoC family dehydratase; its protein translation is MPSVPVAQLKEYVGKELGRSAWLTIDQERINLFAEATGDFQFIHVDPVKAAQTPFGGTIAHGFLSLSLIPKLIEDILIMPEGLKMAVNYGLDSVRFIQPVKVDSRVRLAVTLTDATEKKPGQWLLKATCTLEIDGQEKPAYIAESLSLCFV
- the mpl gene encoding UDP-N-acetylmuramate:L-alanyl-gamma-D-glutamyl-meso-diaminopimelate ligase encodes the protein MHIHILGICGTFMGSMAVLAKELGHHVTGSDANVYPPMSTQLQAQGIELTQGYDPAQFDPVPDLVVIGNAMVRGNPAVEYVLNKGLPYVSGPQWLADHVLQGRWVLAVAGTHGKTTTSSMLAWVLEHAGMSPGFLIGGVPQNFSVSARLGDTPFFVIEADEYDSAFFDKRSKFVHYRPRTAILNNLEFDHADIFPDLAAIERQFHHLVRTIPSEGLVIHPTTEPALQRVIEMGCWTPVQTTGAGGQWQVKLLSEDGSKFEVLFEGVAQGIVDWDMTGQHNVANALVTLAAARHVGVVPSMGIAALSAFKSVKRRMEKVAEVNGITIYDDFAHHPTAIATTLDGLRKRVGDAQVIAIIEPRSNSMKLGAHRDGLPESVNDADQVVWYAPANLGWDLPAIAALCTVPSICRDSLEGIIEHVKHQARPGTHVVIMSNGGFGGLHGKLAEALK
- a CDS encoding YceK/YidQ family lipoprotein — protein: MNKLLMVLLALQLTGCATARTLDAAQPGAPVVYAGTRLDMYAIQGGCCAMDRFGAEAPSYPHVDLPASALLDTLLLPLSVLTVLGVGFNATGGL